The sequence below is a genomic window from Enterocloster clostridioformis.
CTTGCCGAATGGGGTGAGATTCGTCATCGAATATCCTCCTTTCCTGTGATCTGCCTTAATCGGGTAGCCTCGGGCCCTCTACTCCTCGGGGGAGCCCGCCTCCTCGTTTAGCACCTTCACGGCCTCGAAGATGGTCTTCTCGTTTGGGTCGTCTCCGAGCCTGAGACAGAGATGCCGCTTTGCGGTCTCAGCGGTCTCTCCCGGCTGCTGGTAGGTCTTTTCCTGATATTCAAGCGTGAACATCCTGAGCGCTGCCTCCGGCTCTTCCGGGGCCTTTACAGAGGCGGGGGCCCTCCGCCCGTGCTTGTATTCCTTGACGGCATAATTCAACATGAACATTTTTTCAAGCTCGAGATACTTCCGCTTGAGCTCCATCTCGAGGAGCTTTCGAGGCCATCCCTCAACGCGGTCGATCTGCTCGTCAAGCTCTCGGCACATGTTGAAAATATTGAGATATAGGTGACAGTCATTCATCGGGCAATCCTTCGAGAGCTTGAGACCGAGAGCGTAGGTTTCCCGCGCTATGCCTCCGCCGTTCCCGATGTGTCGGAAAGCAGCCCGGGGCTCAGGGGGAGGCGTAAGTGCGGGAGCAGCGGCAAGCCGATTGACCTCACACTTTGCACAAACCGCGTCGAGCTCCTCCTGTGTGCGTCCGGGGATTCGCTCCTTACAAACCTTGTCGCATATGTAGGCGAGCAGCTCCTCCGGCTCTTGATAGAGCAGAAGCTCCTCCGGGCCGAAGGCGTTCGGGAGAACGAGGCAAGCATCGGAATCCAAAAGGCCGAGCTCGGTGAGGGCGACCTTGAACCCGTAAAGCTCATGTCGGGCCGTGTTCGCATTGACGCCCGGATAGTGCGGGCTCTTGATCTGCTCTTTGAGGCTCTTCGTCCATCCGTCGATCATGCTCTGAGGCTCGACTGTCACACGCTCGACGACCGTCTCCCCGGCCGCTTCAACGACTGCATAGGTCGAGGGCTGCTCGTTGTAGTCTTCCTCCGTGTAAAGGCCGCGAGCCATCTCGACGGCCTCCTCAATGGTTTCAATGTTGTCATACTCCATAGAGCCCCTGTCGATTTCGAGCTTGCCCGTGTAGAGCTCCTCGTCGATGACCCCATAATTTCCGAGAGCCGTGCCTTCCCATTCCCGAAGCTCCCGAGCGTTAAACTTCACGACTAAAAAGCCGTTGATTTTCTTCATCTTTCTCATGTTCTGCTGCTCCTTCCATTTCTGAATTTATCCAAGTTGCGGAATGACCCTCACTCGGTCAGTGTGCTTGTGTATGATGACGAGCTCGCCGTTCTGCTTCTGCCGGATGACGAGCCAATTCTCCGGGCTGAGGCCCGCCTGTCCGAGCCTGATTTTTTGAGCCCTTGTCGGCCTTTTTCCGTGTCTCAATTTCTCGCCTCCTATATCTTTTTGTTTGCATTTGTGGTATTCTTGACTTGATTAATTTTTTAATCTTATAATCATTATAATCTCCGTTCAGAGACTTGTCAAGAGATATTTCTCCAATCGGAGACCATAAAAGGAGGAATACTATGTCATCCCTTGTTGATAGAATTGAAACTAAGATAAAAGAAAAAGGGCTTAATTTTAAGCGTGTAGAGCGAGAATGTGGTCTCGGAAACGGAACAATAAAACGATGGGCCGAACAAAGTCCCCGTCTGGACAAGCTCGTTACTGTCGCCGAATATCTACAAGTCTCATTAGACTATCTCGTCTTCGGTAGCGAATCGGAGACTTCTCCAAACGGAGATAGCATAGATTTAGATACTTACAAAAAGGATCAAGGGCTGGCCTGTGATGGAAGCCCATTGTCCCCCATAGAGGCTGACCTTGTGGCGATGTTTCGCCTCTTGCCTCCGTCTCATCAAGAGGAACTTTTCGATCTCGTTTACTTCAAGTACAAACGAGCCGTTGAAGATAAAAAAGAATCTATCTACTCGACATACTTCGACGAGAACGGTGTAGAAGGCCGTATTGAAAGTGATGAGGAAAAAACAGGAACCGCTTAATTTTTTTGCTCTGTTTGATTAAATTTTTAATCTTTTTTTTGTCCCATTGGTTTGCACTAATAGACAAGCTCAAGAAAAGCCCGCAAACCCGCATAAATAAAGCAAAGGGACACTGTCCCCTTGTTTTGAGGAAAATGTCCCTTTGCTTTGCTATCTTTTTCTATCTGAAATGGCAAGCGCCGTAAACGCTGGCACGCCATGAGTAACGCTTTGTAACGTCTTCCGACGCGCCGATCGGCTGTAAAAAGTCCACGCCACGCACGCGATCGGGTCGATTTCCGCACGTTGTAACGCTCCGTTAGCACGCCGGGCCCCTCGACATCCGGGCCCCTGTCTGCTATACTATCATAAAGGGCCGTGAGGACGTCCTCTATGGTCTGCTGCTGTGACTTCCGGGACGCGCCGAGCGGCTCTTTTGCGCCTTGAAAACGGCGGTTGACGCGGTTTTCCGGGCATTGCGTGAAAAAGGTCGCGTCCGTCGATCTGCCGTCTAAGGGGCTTCGGACGCAAAAAAAGAGCGGCGTCGATTTTCTCGGCGTCGCTCGCATCTTTTTTGTCAAGGCGTTCGCGGGGCATCTCCCGTAAACTCGCATAAATACAAGGTTTTCTCGATGTCTCCCGGGTCGTCCCGCGTTATCCCGGTTTTGTCAAATACGTTGCACAGTCACAGCCGCATTTGGCGGCAGACCAAGTTTGATAAGATTCTTTTCCCTGTTCTTTGGCGTTTTCCAGTGTTTCCATATGCACATGCGCAGTCGATACCGAATCTGTCCGTCCATTTTTGCGCACAGCCTTTTCATGCTTCCGATTTTGAAATAATTTATCCACCCTCGGATAAGCCGGTTGAGTTTCCCAATTTTATAACCATTGCCCACTCCCCAGCTCCTGCTTGTATATTTCTTCATCTGCGCCTTGAACTTTGCTGCCGCTTTCGGGTGTGGTCTGGCTTTGTACCCTTTGGCAAATGAGTCATAGTAAAATCCAAACCCCAGATACTTAATGCCCTTTGGTTTATCAACCCTGCTCTTTTCCGCGTTCACTTTCAGTCCAAGCTTTTCCTCTATAAACCGAGCCACGCTCTTCATTACCCGCTCTGCCGCCTGTCTGCTCCCGACCATTATAATAAGGTCATCTGCATACCGGACGAAATCCAGCCTCCTTGCTTCCAGTTCTTTGTCCAGCTCATTTAACATGATATTTGCTAACAGCGGCGAGATATTTCCACCCTGCGGTGTGCCGACTACCGTATCTTCATACTCATCATCAATCATTACGCCGCTGACCAGAATCTTTCTTACCACCGATATGACATCTCCGTCCTTTATTGTCCGTCCGAAAATCGTCATCAGCTTGTCATGGTCTACTGTGTCAAAGAATTTCGCTAGGTCGATATCCACTATCCAGTTGTGTCCGTCATTCATCATTTCCAATGCTTTAAGGACTGCCTGCTGTGCACACCGCTTGGGTCTGAATCCATAGCTGTGGTCGTGAAACTGCTCCTCAAATATCGGGGTAAGCACCTGTGCCACCGCCTGCTGTACAAAGCGGTCTACTGCTGTTGGCACTCCAAGATTTCTTGTACCACCATCGGGTTTGGGTATCTCCACCCTGCGGACTGGCTTCGGCTTATACTTCCTCGTCCGCAACTGTTCCTTAATGTTTTCGCCGTTTTCCGAAAGATATGCGCCAAGTTCTTCAACGGTCATCCCGTCCACGCCTGCCGCTCCTTTATTCCTTACGACTTGCAGATACGCCGCATTTAGA
It includes:
- a CDS encoding DUF6906 family protein; the encoded protein is MRHGKRPTRAQKIRLGQAGLSPENWLVIRQKQNGELVIIHKHTDRVRVIPQLG
- a CDS encoding helix-turn-helix domain-containing protein, whose amino-acid sequence is MSSLVDRIETKIKEKGLNFKRVERECGLGNGTIKRWAEQSPRLDKLVTVAEYLQVSLDYLVFGSESETSPNGDSIDLDTYKKDQGLACDGSPLSPIEADLVAMFRLLPPSHQEELFDLVYFKYKRAVEDKKESIYSTYFDENGVEGRIESDEEKTGTA
- the ltrA gene encoding group II intron reverse transcriptase/maturase, producing the protein MDTSSLMEQILSRDNLNAAYLQVVRNKGAAGVDGMTVEELGAYLSENGENIKEQLRTRKYKPKPVRRVEIPKPDGGTRNLGVPTAVDRFVQQAVAQVLTPIFEEQFHDHSYGFRPKRCAQQAVLKALEMMNDGHNWIVDIDLAKFFDTVDHDKLMTIFGRTIKDGDVISVVRKILVSGVMIDDEYEDTVVGTPQGGNISPLLANIMLNELDKELEARRLDFVRYADDLIIMVGSRQAAERVMKSVARFIEEKLGLKVNAEKSRVDKPKGIKYLGFGFYYDSFAKGYKARPHPKAAAKFKAQMKKYTSRSWGVGNGYKIGKLNRLIRGWINYFKIGSMKRLCAKMDGQIRYRLRMCIWKHWKTPKNREKNLIKLGLPPNAAVTVQRI